The following are from one region of the Aquirufa lenticrescens genome:
- a CDS encoding sigma-70 family RNA polymerase sigma factor — protein sequence MRQLKISKQITNRESQSLDKYLQEIGKVDLLTPDEEVILAQKIRDGDQLSLERLTKANLRFVVSVAKQYQNQGLSLGDLINEGNLGLIKAAQRFDETRGFKFISYAVWWIRQSILQALAEQSRIVRLPLNRVGSLNKISKTFSELEQKFEREPSPEELAEVLEISTGEVVDTLKISGRHVSMDAPFVQGEENSLLDVLENDSEDKPDSGLINDSLRREVQRALSTLTQREADVVTLYFGLNGEHAMTLEEIGEKFNLTRERVRQIKEKAIRRLRHTSRSKALKTYLG from the coding sequence ATGAGACAGCTAAAAATTAGCAAACAAATTACCAACAGGGAAAGTCAATCGCTGGACAAATACCTTCAAGAGATCGGTAAAGTCGATTTATTGACTCCGGATGAAGAGGTAATCCTCGCGCAGAAAATCCGTGATGGGGATCAATTGTCTTTAGAGCGTTTAACAAAAGCGAACCTTCGTTTCGTGGTATCCGTTGCAAAACAATACCAAAACCAAGGTCTTAGCTTAGGTGACTTAATTAACGAAGGAAACTTAGGTTTGATCAAAGCAGCACAACGTTTTGATGAAACTCGTGGATTTAAATTCATTTCGTATGCCGTTTGGTGGATTCGTCAATCAATCCTTCAGGCTTTAGCAGAGCAATCTCGTATCGTACGTTTGCCATTAAATAGAGTAGGTTCTTTGAACAAGATTTCAAAAACATTCTCTGAACTAGAGCAAAAATTCGAGCGTGAGCCTTCACCAGAAGAATTAGCAGAGGTTTTAGAGATCTCAACCGGCGAAGTAGTAGATACCTTGAAAATTTCAGGTCGTCACGTTTCCATGGATGCCCCTTTCGTTCAAGGTGAAGAAAACTCGCTATTAGACGTATTAGAGAATGATTCAGAAGACAAACCAGATTCTGGCTTGATCAATGATTCCCTTCGTCGTGAAGTACAACGTGCCTTGTCTACCTTGACTCAACGTGAGGCAGATGTAGTTACCTTGTATTTCGGCTTAAATGGCGAACACGCAATGACTCTAGAAGAGATTGGCGAGAAATTTAATTTAACACGTGAGCGTGTAAGACAAATTAAAGAGAAAGCGATCCGTCGTTTACGACACACTTCTCGAAGCAAAGCACTAAAAACATATCTTGGATAA
- the pnp gene encoding polyribonucleotide nucleotidyltransferase, producing the protein MSFNIITKHISMPDGKEVSIETGKLAKQADGAVVIKSGNMMLLATVVANKEAKEGVDFLPLSVDYQEKFASNGRIPGSFLKREARLSDYEILISRLVDRALRPTFPDDYHADVQVLINLISADSEVLPDAFVGLAAAAALAVSDIPFNGPISEVRVAKINGEYKVNPSVSELAGASLELIVAANANDILMVEGEGDEVSEAEMLEALRIAHDAIKLQCAALNELTVACGKTEKRVYSHETHDEELRAELWKNYYEKYLAVAKLANPKKDERKAGFKAIVDEFIASLPEDHTVNIGLAKHYLHDIEKEAARQLVLQERYRLDGRKLNEIRQITCEVDYLPTPHGSSVFTRGETQSLTTVTLGTKMDEQIIDQPMTQGYNKFMLHYNFPGFSTGEVKPNRGVGRREVGHGNLAMRAIKKVLPKMEDFPYTLRIVSDILESNGSSSMATVCAGTLALMDAGVKIKAPVSGIAMGLISDSKTGKYAVLSDILGDEDHLGDMDFKVTGTENGITACQMDIKVQGLSYEVLAEALSQAKEGRLHILNEMKKAIPAVREDFKPQTPRATVIKIMKDQIGSVIGPGGKVVQDIQKQSGATVTIEEKEDGGYVSIFSSNGDAMAKAVSMVRGIVTLPEVGEVYEGKVKNIQAFGAFVEFLPGKDGLLHISEISWDRIDTMDGVFKEGDKVKVKLVEVDKKTGKFRLSAKVLLPKPEKPEAPAASAE; encoded by the coding sequence ATGTCATTTAACATCATTACAAAGCATATTTCAATGCCTGACGGCAAAGAAGTCTCGATTGAAACAGGCAAATTAGCCAAGCAAGCGGACGGAGCTGTCGTTATTAAGTCAGGAAATATGATGTTGTTAGCTACGGTAGTGGCTAACAAAGAGGCCAAAGAAGGAGTTGATTTCCTTCCTTTATCAGTAGACTATCAAGAAAAATTTGCGTCAAATGGACGTATCCCTGGAAGTTTCTTAAAAAGAGAGGCACGCCTTTCCGATTATGAAATTTTGATCTCTCGTTTAGTAGACCGCGCATTGCGCCCTACTTTCCCAGATGATTACCACGCAGATGTTCAAGTGTTAATCAACTTGATCTCAGCAGATTCAGAAGTATTACCAGATGCATTTGTCGGTTTAGCGGCAGCTGCAGCCTTAGCTGTTTCCGATATTCCATTCAATGGTCCTATCTCTGAGGTTCGCGTAGCGAAAATCAACGGCGAATACAAAGTAAATCCAAGCGTAAGCGAATTAGCTGGAGCTTCCTTAGAATTAATCGTGGCGGCAAACGCAAACGATATTTTAATGGTTGAAGGCGAAGGAGACGAAGTTTCTGAAGCTGAAATGCTAGAAGCTTTACGTATCGCTCACGATGCAATCAAATTACAATGCGCGGCATTGAATGAATTGACTGTCGCTTGTGGCAAAACAGAAAAACGCGTTTATTCACATGAAACGCATGACGAAGAGTTACGTGCAGAATTGTGGAAAAACTACTACGAGAAATATTTAGCCGTAGCGAAATTAGCGAACCCGAAGAAAGACGAGCGTAAAGCTGGCTTCAAGGCAATCGTTGATGAATTCATCGCCTCTTTACCGGAAGATCACACCGTGAATATCGGTTTAGCAAAACACTATTTACACGATATCGAAAAAGAAGCAGCTCGCCAATTAGTATTGCAAGAGCGCTACCGTTTAGATGGTCGTAAATTGAATGAAATCCGTCAAATCACGTGTGAAGTAGATTATTTACCTACTCCTCATGGTTCGTCTGTTTTCACGCGTGGAGAAACTCAATCATTGACTACTGTTACTTTAGGTACGAAAATGGATGAGCAAATCATTGACCAACCGATGACACAAGGGTACAACAAATTTATGTTGCACTACAACTTCCCAGGCTTCTCTACAGGTGAGGTTAAACCAAACCGTGGGGTAGGTCGTCGTGAAGTAGGTCACGGAAACTTAGCGATGCGTGCGATTAAGAAGGTTTTACCTAAAATGGAAGACTTCCCTTATACTTTACGTATCGTTTCTGATATCCTAGAATCAAACGGTTCGTCTTCGATGGCGACAGTTTGCGCAGGTACTTTGGCATTAATGGACGCAGGTGTAAAAATCAAAGCGCCCGTTTCAGGTATCGCGATGGGATTAATTTCTGATTCAAAAACAGGTAAATACGCTGTATTATCTGATATCTTAGGTGATGAAGATCACTTAGGCGATATGGACTTTAAGGTAACAGGTACGGAAAACGGTATCACCGCTTGCCAAATGGACATCAAAGTACAAGGTTTATCTTACGAAGTTTTAGCGGAAGCACTTTCTCAAGCGAAAGAAGGTCGTTTACACATCTTAAACGAGATGAAGAAAGCGATTCCAGCTGTAAGAGAAGACTTCAAACCTCAGACTCCTCGTGCGACGGTTATCAAGATTATGAAAGACCAGATCGGTTCTGTAATTGGACCAGGTGGTAAAGTCGTACAAGATATTCAAAAACAATCAGGAGCAACCGTTACAATCGAAGAAAAAGAAGACGGCGGATACGTAAGTATCTTCTCTTCTAACGGAGATGCCATGGCGAAAGCGGTAAGTATGGTTCGTGGAATCGTTACTTTACCAGAAGTAGGAGAGGTTTATGAAGGAAAAGTAAAGAATATTCAAGCATTCGGAGCTTTTGTGGAATTTTTACCGGGTAAAGATGGTTTATTACATATCTCTGAGATTTCATGGGATCGCATCGACACGATGGACGGTGTTTTCAAAGAAGGAGATAAAGTAAAGGTTAAATTAGTCGAAGTAGATAAGAAAACGGGCAAATTCCGTTTATCTGCTAAGGTTCTTTTACCTAAGCCAGAAAAACCAGAGGCTCCAGCTGCTTCAGCTGAATAA
- the rpsO gene encoding 30S ribosomal protein S15 produces the protein MYLSPEKKQEIFEAKGKAKSKIDTGSAESQIALFTYRINHLTEHLKKNKKDHSTRLGLLKLVGKRRSLLDYLTRTDISRYRAIIAELGIRK, from the coding sequence ATGTATTTGTCACCTGAGAAAAAACAAGAAATTTTCGAAGCAAAAGGGAAAGCAAAGTCTAAGATCGATACTGGTTCTGCTGAGTCGCAAATTGCGTTATTCACGTACAGAATCAATCACTTGACTGAGCACCTTAAGAAAAACAAGAAAGACCACAGCACACGCTTAGGGCTTTTGAAATTAGTAGGTAAGCGTCGTAGCTTATTAGATTACTTAACTCGTACAGATATCTCACGTTACCGTGCGATTATCGCGGAATTAGGTATTCGTAAATAA
- a CDS encoding LptF/LptG family permease — protein MRKIDKLVLQAFFGPFFLTLLVVIFIFLLRLVLFYFADLFGKDLGAFVYVELFFYFSLITIPLAMPLSVLLSSLMTFGKLGENFELTALKSAGISIFRIMRPILVSAVFLSLFMFWFMNVALPWANIKGWSLLYDIKTTKTTLNIKEGIFYTDLTGYSIKVGKKYPDNKTLKNLIIYDHTHNDGNRHVTLADSALMYTIMNKRYLVFELFNGKDYLEDADQGSVVNPTELAVHDFKKSKVVMSLAVFDLQKTDEQQFAHHEIMRNNNQLADDADSLSNTISIVRRGFFKSSSINFLYHVTPVKKTLQFFQNTDWIKPRLAKGLAAKNPVPYDLAAQQAKNMMTSGETNKAILEDYESKLNKTNLEWHHKFTNAIAILVMFLIGAPLGAIIKKGGFGVPVVVAVSFFILLYILTQQGDKMAKEGALIIQIGAWLANGILALIGAYFLKIALADSRLFETDFYRVVWDRLKSKLGRVKTEA, from the coding sequence ATGCGTAAGATTGATAAATTAGTACTGCAGGCGTTTTTTGGACCGTTCTTTTTGACACTTCTCGTTGTCATCTTTATATTCCTTTTGCGTTTAGTGTTATTTTACTTTGCTGATCTTTTTGGCAAGGATTTAGGGGCTTTTGTCTATGTGGAGCTCTTTTTCTACTTCTCGTTGATTACAATTCCATTAGCGATGCCGCTTTCAGTACTGCTTTCTTCTTTAATGACTTTTGGGAAACTAGGCGAGAACTTTGAATTGACGGCTTTGAAAAGTGCAGGGATTTCCATTTTCCGCATTATGCGTCCAATTTTAGTCTCTGCAGTATTTTTAAGCCTATTTATGTTTTGGTTTATGAACGTGGCTTTGCCGTGGGCGAATATCAAAGGTTGGAGTTTGCTGTATGACATTAAGACAACTAAAACGACTTTAAACATAAAGGAAGGCATTTTTTACACGGATTTGACCGGCTATTCCATTAAAGTAGGGAAGAAGTACCCGGATAATAAGACTCTGAAAAACCTGATTATTTACGATCACACACACAATGATGGTAATCGCCACGTGACGTTGGCGGATTCTGCTTTGATGTATACCATTATGAACAAACGCTATTTAGTGTTTGAATTGTTTAATGGCAAGGATTACTTGGAAGATGCGGACCAGGGTTCGGTAGTAAATCCGACGGAATTAGCGGTGCACGATTTTAAGAAAAGTAAGGTGGTGATGTCGCTGGCGGTGTTTGATCTCCAAAAAACGGATGAGCAGCAATTCGCCCATCACGAGATTATGCGCAACAATAATCAGCTGGCAGATGATGCAGATTCACTTTCGAATACGATTTCTATTGTAAGAAGAGGATTTTTCAAATCGTCTTCCATTAATTTCCTGTACCATGTAACCCCGGTGAAGAAAACCTTGCAATTCTTTCAGAATACCGATTGGATTAAGCCTCGTTTAGCGAAGGGTTTGGCAGCTAAAAACCCTGTACCCTACGATTTAGCTGCACAACAGGCAAAAAACATGATGACCTCCGGTGAAACGAATAAGGCCATATTAGAGGATTATGAATCGAAATTAAATAAAACGAATCTAGAGTGGCACCATAAGTTCACGAATGCCATTGCCATTTTGGTGATGTTCCTGATTGGTGCACCGCTAGGAGCCATTATTAAGAAGGGTGGATTCGGCGTGCCGGTTGTGGTCGCAGTTTCCTTCTTTATATTATTGTATATATTAACGCAACAAGGCGATAAGATGGCCAAAGAAGGCGCCTTAATCATCCAGATAGGAGCGTGGCTTGCGAATGGCATATTAGCTCTCATTGGAGCCTACTTCCTAAAGATCGCCTTAGCGGATTCTCGCTTGTTCGAAACGGACTTCTATCGGGTGGTTTGGGATAGATTAAAAAGCAAACTGGGGCGTGTCAAAACAGAAGCCTAG
- a CDS encoding START-like domain-containing protein: MSQTPYTFEYEIKASPKVLYPYLSSPSGLQQWFADKVIVRGSAELHFYWDNENHPALVLPGKANKSVKFDFIKGDSEPGKHIIELSLDVSEVSNTTYLTVIDGASTFKTDADAEELWDYLIDKLKEIVGS, encoded by the coding sequence ATGTCACAAACTCCATATACTTTTGAATATGAGATCAAAGCGTCGCCTAAGGTGCTTTATCCTTACTTAAGTAGTCCATCCGGATTACAACAATGGTTTGCTGACAAAGTAATTGTTCGTGGAAGCGCTGAATTGCATTTCTATTGGGATAATGAAAATCATCCGGCCTTGGTATTACCTGGGAAAGCAAATAAATCAGTCAAATTCGATTTCATAAAAGGGGATTCTGAACCTGGAAAGCACATTATCGAATTAAGCTTGGATGTAAGTGAAGTTTCTAATACCACCTATCTAACGGTTATTGATGGCGCATCGACCTTTAAAACGGACGCTGATGCAGAAGAATTGTGGGATTATTTAATTGATAAGCTGAAAGAAATCGTCGGTAGTTAG
- a CDS encoding deoxycytidylate deaminase: MKKPSFDVIFMELAQNLALRSHCTRAQVGCVLTKDTRIISIGYNGPPAGTHNCDDEFGEEGCPRDSKGSCSLALHAEQNAILYASKNGVSVEGSTIYVTLSPCISCARIIYSMKIKKVIFLNSYAAYKGLASDEGVDFLRKFGVEVVSYSEL; encoded by the coding sequence ATGAAAAAGCCCTCGTTTGATGTAATCTTTATGGAACTGGCTCAGAATCTGGCGCTTCGTTCTCATTGCACCCGCGCTCAAGTGGGCTGCGTATTAACTAAAGATACCCGTATTATTTCGATCGGTTACAACGGGCCTCCCGCTGGAACGCACAACTGTGATGATGAATTTGGCGAGGAAGGTTGTCCCCGTGATTCCAAAGGAAGCTGTTCTTTAGCTTTACACGCAGAGCAAAATGCGATTTTATATGCTTCTAAGAATGGTGTATCCGTAGAAGGCTCTACGATTTATGTGACTTTATCCCCTTGCATCTCCTGTGCGCGAATTATTTACAGCATGAAGATTAAGAAAGTGATCTTCTTGAATTCCTATGCGGCCTATAAAGGCTTGGCGTCTGATGAGGGAGTTGACTTTTTGAGGAAGTTCGGGGTTGAGGTGGTTTCATATTCAGAATTATAG